GGCTCCGGGTTCCTCGTCCTCCGACGTGCGACGCGGCGGACACGGCCCTCGGTCCGGACGCTCACGGTGACCACATTCCACGGCGGCGGCCGGCCTCGCGGGCACGGGGACGCTCGGCTGCTCGCGGGGTCGCTCGACGCGTTGCTCGTGTACGAACGGGCGGCGCTCGCCGGGCAGATCAGTGCGGTGGACTTCGAGCTGCTCTGGGCGGACGTGTGGACGGCGATGCCGGAGACGCTGCGACGGAGTGGCACGTGGACCCGCTGAGCGAACCGGGACCGGGCGCGGACGAGGCTGCCGAGGACGGAGTCGTCCTCGGCTACGACTGACGGCAGCGCCAGCAGTACCGGCCGCGGTCGTCGCCACGGCCGCTCCTCAGCCGGCCGTCACCAGAGCCGACATCCTCGCCATCAGCCCACGTGGCACGAACCGGTGCGCGTTCGCCGTGACCCGGTTGCCGGCACCGGACACCACCGTCGGGCCTCCAGCACGCGCGAACGCCCGGAGCCCGACGGCGGCGACCTCGTCCGGCGTCTGTCGTCCGCGCGCCATCACCCCGCTGCCGGCCCCGGCCGCGTCGAAGAAGCCGGTCGAGGTCGGGCCCGGGCAGAGCGCGAGCACCCGGACGCCCCGCCCCTGGGTCTCCTGCCACAGGGCCTCGGTGAACGACAGGACGAACGCCTTCGTCGCGCCGTAGACCGCCATGCCCGGGGTCGGTTGGAACGACGCCGTCGACGCGACCGTCATCACACCGCCGACCCCGCGGGCGAGCATCCCCGGCAGGAACGCGTGGGTCAGGGCCGTCACCGCCGCACAGTTGAGGGCGATCTGCGTGGCGGTCCGCTCGGGGGACTCGTCGACGAACGGACCGTGGGCGCCGACGCCCGCGTTCGCCACGAGGACGTCGATCCGGGTGCCGTCGAGCCGGTCCACGACCTGCGCCACGCCGTCCGCCGTGGCGAGGTCGGCGACCACCACGGACGCCCTCGTCCCGCGCGCTCGCACCTCCGACGCCACGGCTTCGAGGGCATCCTGCGACCGGGCCACGAGCACGAGGTCCGCGCCGGCGTCCGCCAGCTGGAGGGCGAGCGAACGGCCGATGCCGCCGCTCGCTCCGGTGACGACGGCACGGCGGCCGCGGAAGGGGGGCCGAGGAGGTGTCATGGGGCCAGTCGTACTCGCCGGATCACGCACCAGTTGGTGAGGGGTCATCAATACCCCCCGAACAGGGCACACATGAGGCACAATGTTCGAGGACGCATCACCGAGCGCAGCACCACAGCACCCCACAGCACTGCCTGGCACCACCGCTCGCCGCGTCCGTCCCGCGTCCTGCGCCCCTGATCCCGAACCCTCCGAGGAGCTCGACATCTCTGTCTCGACCACGCGCTTCCGCGCGCGAAGAACCCCCCTGTCCGCCGACGGACGGAGCGCCCGGTGAAGCGCCGGAACGTCGTCATCGCGACGACCGCCGCTGCCGCGCTCATCATCGGCATCCCGACGGCTGCCACCGCCAGCCCCTGGTGGGGCTGGCACCACCACTGGCACCCGACCCCCACCCCGACCGCGTCGCCGTCGGACGACACGGTTCCGGGCGACGAGGCGACGTCCGACCCTTCCGACGAGACCACGCCGTCGGACGACGCGACACCGACCCCCGACGCGACGCCCACCGGCGAACCCATCGAGGAGTCGACGCCGACCGACACCCCGAGCGCGACGCCGACCGACACGCCGAGCGACGAGCCGACGGAACAGGCGTCCGCCGACGCCCAGGCGGACGACCCGAGCGGTGCGACGCCGCCGCAGGCGTCGTTCGTCGAGGACTTCGACGTGTCGGCAGCGCTGGGCAACGTCGCGAACCTGTACCAGCAAGCGTGGCAGCCGTACCCGGACGGCACGTCCGGCATCTACGCGCCGAGCCAGACCGTGACCGTGCACGACGGCGTCCTCGACGCCCGCCTCGGTGGGGCGGGCACGGCCGGCACCTTCGGCACGAAGACCGGCGCGTACGACCACGTCGGCGGGTCGTTCTCCGTCCGCGCGAAGGCGACTGGCGGTGACGGCAACGGCGCGGCGTTCATGCTGTGGCCGACGTCGAACCGCTGGGCCGACGGCGAGATCGACTTCCCCGAGGGCAACTTCGAGTCGGAGCCCATGGCGTTCCACCACTCGATGACCCCGGGCCAGGAGGCCGAGCGCGTCCAGATCCCCACGGGTGTCTCCTGGCGTGACTGGCACACGTACACGGTGGACTGGGACCCGGGCAAGTCGGTCACGTACAAGGTCGACGGCAAGGTCATCGGGACGATCACGCACGACGTCCCGACCACCCCGCACCGGTTCATGTTCCAGACCGGCAACTGGGGTGCCAGCGGCAACCTGCTCATCGACTGGGTGACGACGAGCGAGTGAGCCGCACAGCCCTGGCGGGCTGACCCGACGGG
This is a stretch of genomic DNA from Curtobacterium sp. 458. It encodes these proteins:
- a CDS encoding SDR family oxidoreductase: MTPPRPPFRGRRAVVTGASGGIGRSLALQLADAGADLVLVARSQDALEAVASEVRARGTRASVVVADLATADGVAQVVDRLDGTRIDVLVANAGVGAHGPFVDESPERTATQIALNCAAVTALTHAFLPGMLARGVGGVMTVASTASFQPTPGMAVYGATKAFVLSFTEALWQETQGRGVRVLALCPGPTSTGFFDAAGAGSGVMARGRQTPDEVAAVGLRAFARAGGPTVVSGAGNRVTANAHRFVPRGLMARMSALVTAG
- a CDS encoding family 16 glycosylhydrolase, whose amino-acid sequence is MKRRNVVIATTAAAALIIGIPTAATASPWWGWHHHWHPTPTPTASPSDDTVPGDEATSDPSDETTPSDDATPTPDATPTGEPIEESTPTDTPSATPTDTPSDEPTEQASADAQADDPSGATPPQASFVEDFDVSAALGNVANLYQQAWQPYPDGTSGIYAPSQTVTVHDGVLDARLGGAGTAGTFGTKTGAYDHVGGSFSVRAKATGGDGNGAAFMLWPTSNRWADGEIDFPEGNFESEPMAFHHSMTPGQEAERVQIPTGVSWRDWHTYTVDWDPGKSVTYKVDGKVIGTITHDVPTTPHRFMFQTGNWGASGNLLIDWVTTSE